The Molothrus ater isolate BHLD 08-10-18 breed brown headed cowbird chromosome 2, BPBGC_Mater_1.1, whole genome shotgun sequence DNA segment AGCAAACATCCATGGGcaccctgaggggctgtgcttcATGCAAGATGGTGACAAATACGTAAGTCTTCAAGGACAGAAGAATTGTTAATGCTCTGCAAAAGCATGTTGTTCCATCAGACAAAGAGCCCTTAACAACAGTGGCAAGTTTTCAGACCATGGAATTTTAATCACCTTTTTAAGAACTTTGATTTTCTGTATAGGCATGAGAAAGGATCTTCCAAAGAACCTGTTAGGACCTTCCTTGCTGTTATATGAAATTAAATGGCATGTCTGCCACAGAGTGCTTTTAAAAGACGCTGTTAACACAGTGACCAGAGAAAAGAAAGTCAGCAGGaaatggagaaagagaaaagcactAAAAATGCTGTGGAGGTGTTGCACTAGGGTTGATACAGTTAGGTGGGTTGCCACAATATGAAAGACCAGAAGGTGAACAAACTTACTGACAAGTAAATTATTGGTAAATTCTTGCATTTACACGGTATGAATCATTTAGGGGATGTACAAACATATTTCATCACAGGAACATTGGAGGAACAGTCTAGGGATGTAAGGCTTTTGGCTGAGGCTTTGATTCATTGTGGCAAAGACATATGAAAACTTTCTTTAAAGCATGTCATCACACCTGTACTGCAGCCCAGTATTCAAGGTTTCaggctgggagaaaaaaaagaaattgcaattCAGAGATGTTACCTTCGTTGATTTAACCCATACAAAGTTTCTTCTatgttaatttttgtttcagaaatgaTAATTTATTGATGATAGTTTATGAAAGTGGGATTCCATCAACATAACTAGTGGAAACATATGTTCTCCCTTTGCTgttaaaatattcttatttcatttattaatattttattgtaataataaaataattctatttattaatattttattttattaatatatattaatatttttattttattaatatttttattttattttattaatattttattacaccacaaaaaattttttcctttatgttttcAGATTCCTGCTTTTTGCCAGCCAATGATCTTACCCACAGTTTTTCTTCATACCTGAAGGAAAGTGAGTTTAAATGTTGGTCTGGATGAAAGTTGTatgaaaaatattgttaaaacgatattactgcatttttcataTGTAGCTCCAAATATTGTTTattatgaaatattaataactttagggcttttaattttttttaatgacaggtctttttttttctggctcttACTTAGTTTatcgctttttttttttttttggtatcgAAAATGTTCTAGGCTTTCTTATAATTTCTAGGCATTATTTGTCAGTAATTTATTGTGGCTTCATGAGTAGGTGTATGTATTATCTTAGAATGAAAGTCCTGCAGCTGTCTGCTGACATGAAccaagtgaattttttttctcttgtatatttatatagaaCTTCTGGTCTGGTAAATGTACCTTTGCAGATGATTTTCTCTGATACAAATTGCCATATGTGGCAAATGAAGACAATAAGCTCGTCACCTTAAAAACTGTTGATTGTTAATGCTTATCTAGTTTCTTCAGTTATGtgatatttctgtattttatttattttgggcATTCCATTTTCCAGTTTCTCAGCCATGACTAAATGCAAAAGCGATGCCAAAGTTCCAGACCTCAGAGGAGTCAGCATGTGTGTTCTTGCTGCTGGCTACCATTCATCATGTACTCTAGTAATTTAAAACTGTGGCATGCAGTACTTTCTGTGGCTACAACGGCTTTTCCATTGCAGTCTGTCCTAAGTGGGCGAAGCTCCGGAGAAGCCACAAGGAGAAGAAGTCAGTGGTGATGTTagttctctgcagctctgccctccgCTCCTTGGAGCTCATCAAGTATGTCAGCAGCAAGGGCTGTGTTGAGGTTGGCAGTCGGTCAGGAGTTTTGGCTTGGAACCACAGGCAAAAAGGCAAAACTGGGACACTGTCCTCTGCTAGCCAGCAAATTCACTGCCTCAAACTGATGCAATATCCCTTCCTTCTTTAAACTCTGGGAGTTGGTGTTGGGTTTTGGACGCAAGTAATGCTCAGTGCTTCAGTTGCCTGGGAAGCTTTACTTTTGTTAAAAACCAAAAGTAAAGTGTAACCAATTTAGGGGAAACGTGGAACGTGTTATACTCAGGAACAGAGTAAGCCCATAAAGCATCATGATCCACCACTAGAAGTCAAGGCTTTGCACTAAAGGCAGTGAGGACATGGCATTTCAGGGCCTCAGATGCCAAGGTGTGTCTGGCCTGAGTGCCTCCAGGTTTGTGTCAGTGTTCTCAGCTGGCTCAGGCTGGCAAAACTGCTGGGCAGAGATGACAGTTTTCagtgtgccctgtccctgttttttccccttctctttcctcctaCTTCTCATGCCAGAAGTTTTGATGACTCTGATGAATTGATGGATACTTCACAAATTTCATGGTTGTCTTCTATGTCTTGACCCTACTTATCTGTCAGTACAAACTGAGATGGAGCTTTGGGAAGTTTGATTCCATGACACAGATATAAGCATAGATAAGGCAGATAAGTGCCAGTCATGCATGCAGAGACTAGCACCTGAGACTTAGGTGATTTAGATGTAGATAAACCTTTAgctttgcaaattaaaaatttgttgCACTGTAAGAAGCATGCAGAAGAAGCATGAACTGTCTTAAATGACATTAAACAAATACTGAATATGTTGTCTCCTGTTTGATGAATACAGAACATAGAGTTGTTATGGTGTGCCAAAATGGAGTGTCAGAAAAACAAGTCAAGGTTTCTAACAAATTAGTTTGGTTAATTGGAGTTTGGACAATGTCTGCAGTAAAGACAGTGGCAGCCTAGGTTTTCCCAACAGCCATGCTGCAGAAAGACTTTGAAATGTAGATTCATCCATACACAGATCCTTCCTTTTCTGTACACACACTCATATTCATTAATGCCTTTATCTCAGTAACtgaattgttttttaattaggaTTTGGTGATTAACCAGTTTTGAACTAAGCTAGCTGTGAAAGCACAGGCcgtaatattaaatattatctGACAATCTATCTAAACAATATTGCCCTGGTATCTTCCACTGTGTCTGTCCAGTTGTTGATCTCTGTTGATGAGTAGCAAACAAGAATGTACACAGTGTTCAGAGTACAACCAGAGTTCACTGGgggactgtgtgtgtgtgtctcaaACGTATTGAGAAATGCcagttggtttttctttcctcatgtGTGGTCTTAAGCCCAACCCTGCTTCTTGCATTTcaccattcttttttttttattattattattaggtCAATGACAGCCTTTAAAGGAGATTGCAGAGTCATCAAGTTGTTTGCAAAGCACATAAAGGTAGGGAATTTTAATAGAGCAAGTAAACAGCTAAATAGTGTGATGcgattttctttttaaatcctttGGCAGTAGTGCCTTTCATACAGTGCTCGTATGAAGTTCCTTGCTTTAGGCAGTGCTTCCTTTGGTAGCCCATTGTTGCAGTGGGAAGAATTTCACTAAGCACCATCTCCAGTAGCTCTGGTGTAACCCTGTGCAGAGTGTAGATGCTTGTGCACGTGCTGAGTTTCACTGTTCACATCCCCATCAAGTGCTCATTCAGTGCCAGAAGgctcacacacacagctctgtgcaagcAAACTGTCCACCACCCACCATCCATTGGATTCTGAAAATTGAATGCCTGGATCCCCAGTATCCACACCTGTTAAAAAGCACAAATTATTGGGAATGAATGTATGCTTGGCCTTTGATATAAATGCTGTCAAACATGCAAATGtcatttgctttatttcacCTTTTTCCAGTATCTTCATCTTGAAAGACTTCAGAGTTAGTTCAAGCTTTTCAGTATTCCAGAGCATTTGTTTAAATGCTGAAGGAATCTTGCTGTTCTCACCTCCAAAAATAGTTGGTGCCATAGcagatttttaaagttaaaaaagaTTGAACTTCTAGAGAAGTGTGATGCCCAGCTGGCTTGTTATATTTCTTAAACTTTCTTCCAGATATAATCATCTGACAGTTTGAAAGGCAAATATCGTTTGTTACTTGTTGGTGTTCTAGAAAGAAATACAATGAGATCTGGAATTTATTTCCAACTCCTtgagaagaaatttttaaacatttatggGTTTactgttgatttttctttctctcttcaaaTTAGATAAAGGAGCAAATGAATATGTTGGAGAAAGGCATGTTCCACATTGGGGTTGGAACTCCTGGGAGAGTAAAGGCACTAGTGGAGCAAGGTAGGAGAACAAGGAGGGTttcctccctgggcagtttATATTTAGTCTCATGAGAAGTGAAACttaaactggtttttttttaggttgACATGAACGTTAGATTTGGGTACTAAACTGTGTGGTTCTGTTCTTCATTGTGCTATGTCAGTGAAAACAAGGTCAAGGTTCTGGTACTTTGTTTTATGATCACTTTAAGCTGGCATAAGCCAGTATTagcagagaaaggcagagaaatgcTTCCTCTCACCTGCTAGTCAGTGCTTATTCCCTCTTCTTGCTCCCTGTGCAAGCCCAAGAGTCTTTGGCAGCTCAGAGAAATGACCCCAATTAAACCAAAACCAGCATGCACACAAAATCAGGTAATGAGCAAGCAGAGGTGGGAGACTTCCTCTTTTGGCAGAAATACTGATTTATGCTGACTTGAAAGTGATTGCAAAACCATAATGTGAGATTTAAAGTTCCAGGAAACCAAACACTGCAAGTGGATCAAAAGGAAATAGTGGCAGAAGTCACTGTATCATATGTTACTGTGAGCTTAGTGTAAAATTTTGTGAGGGGTATAGGAAAGATCTGCTTGCTGATTTGATCTTATTTCTCATTTGCCTGtagtaaaattaattattctctagaaatcttttaaattttgagtatttttacTTATTCAGTAGACAGTATGtacacaaagaaaaaggaacaacAAAATGACAAGATGATAAGGCAATTCTTTCTATTCCTCTTATGCAAGACACTGTCTTGCTCTAACTGTGTTCTCTTGGTCAGGGATTGGCAGTGGTTTGGGACTCTACTGCTCCTTCCAAAAGAGTGCAGGAGTAACATCATTTTGTTGCTTCAACCAACATTAAATGTTGGTGCTCAGCACATCAGCACATTGCCATGAGActagtgaggcactggaacaggttgcccagagaagctgtggatgccccatcctggAAATCTTAAATTTTATCCCAAGCTCTAGTTATTTTTTTGACAGTTTAGTGTTGCAGTCACTTAGTGTTGGGTCACTTAGGGAAGGGAGAGGAATCAAAACTGATGGGAAAATATGGTGAGCATCATGTAGAAGACCtgggaaaaaatagaagaacAGCTGAAAAGCAAGTTCAGAAAGGACCTTTTTTTTCATCACCACTTACTTGAAGGATAAAGGAATTCTTCAGGAGCACCACTGACCTGACTCATATTCACAGAGCACCCTGTCCTGTAAATTGCTGAACACTGTCTCTTCCTGTTAACATCAATTTTCAGGTTAGGGTCCTTGTAACTTACCAGTGACATCAGCTGTGGAAATTCAACTCCTGTGGTTTCATCAAGAGGAAGCTTGAGGAATTACTTTCTGGCAGGATGTTAAGCTCTTGACAAGTCTGGCAACAGTAGTTGTTCTGCTTTTGTGTTTATCTTACAAAAAGGCAGGAGATTATGTGGCTAAGGGAGTTTGCAGTGTCGGTGCATTAGTTTTCCAAGCAGCAAATATAGTACTTAAGTGTACAAAGATCAGTTTCCTTGGAAACAGACAGCAAAAGATGTAAAAGCCAAAAATCATTTTGATAAGCACATGTAATATTATCTTggtaataaaaattatgttgCCTTTTTAGATGCCCTGTGCTTAAACTCCACGAAATATATGATTCTGGATTGGAACTGGAGAGATCAGAAACTGAGGAGAATGATGGACATCCCTGAGGTATTGTAGATGTTATATTCTGT contains these protein-coding regions:
- the CMSS1 gene encoding protein CMSS1 isoform X3; translated protein: MNLDPSDDEAIEKASENRTATRQDSDSKPAVKKKRKQPTECILSQPEEKQESTVKAKRRKKKKISDVLQKSAPKPGVPADLQNLLSQHFGENRSVIEIEELKLSDSCFLPANDLTHSFSSYLKEICPKWAKLRRSHKEKKSVVMLVLCSSALRSLELIKSMTAFKGDCRVIKLFAKHIKIKEQMNMLEKGMFHIGVGTPGRVKALVEQDALCLNSTKYMILDWNWRDQKLRRMMDIPEIKKETIDLLEKSIIKLCRDGSVKLGLF